One window of the Thermomicrobiales bacterium genome contains the following:
- a CDS encoding peptide ABC transporter substrate-binding protein, producing the protein MDERSLSEQRGELFHMAGQMSRRDVMRRGLALGLSAPVIAGLLAACGGGDKSTPAPTAATGGASPTSAAATPATGGSPSAGAGETAWYVDPSPGPAQSGGTINYLLYEDPDSLNPYVGQTSIAVQVTTVILEPLAETLPNGDWSARLAAEIPSLENGGISADLLTVTWKLREGVKWHDGKPLTADDVKFSWEIGKDGEAGSAFASEFDKVTSVEATDDHTVVVKYSSFNPAFVDQFKYVIPRHATGEAADMMNWDFNRAPIGTGPFKFKEWAAADHVSVVRNEDFRDAGQPYLDGINFLVIPSEESRTAQMLQGDGHVMLWPGGEAGDKFRDSTVVQSRTAPGIWTLAMIFNLSKPFDNDPGVTPPHPLFGDVEFRKAVGLAINRDRIANEVLRESVLIDSPLAVGWIMSQVDPWVYDPDQAAATLEAAGWKLNGDVRAKDGVKAEFVCNGYTGYLPNELAQLAIQEDLKKIGISMKIENQDFAVIFGTWADKSPRMIGDFDSLFYDSGFFIEPHNSIVLRYHPDQVPSATNPSGQNFMRWVRKDVGEWLDAAGATPDRDERRKNYQKVADALRDDVVVIPVVQFLEGNAYSTRLHGFAVSTWEYSTWDAQNWWLAKA; encoded by the coding sequence ATGGATGAACGATCGTTGAGCGAGCAGCGCGGCGAACTGTTTCACATGGCCGGCCAGATGTCGCGCCGCGATGTCATGCGGCGTGGTCTCGCGCTTGGGCTGAGCGCGCCGGTTATCGCTGGTCTGTTGGCGGCCTGCGGGGGCGGGGACAAGTCGACCCCGGCGCCGACCGCGGCCACCGGAGGCGCATCCCCGACGAGCGCGGCGGCGACGCCGGCCACCGGTGGCTCGCCATCGGCCGGCGCTGGCGAAACCGCCTGGTACGTTGACCCGTCCCCAGGCCCGGCGCAATCGGGCGGCACGATCAACTACCTGCTCTACGAGGACCCGGATTCGCTGAACCCCTACGTTGGTCAGACGAGCATTGCTGTCCAGGTGACGACGGTTATTCTCGAGCCGCTGGCAGAGACACTGCCGAACGGTGACTGGAGCGCGCGCCTGGCCGCCGAGATCCCCTCGCTGGAGAACGGCGGTATCTCCGCCGACCTGCTGACGGTCACCTGGAAGCTCCGCGAGGGTGTCAAGTGGCACGATGGCAAGCCGCTCACTGCCGACGACGTGAAGTTCTCGTGGGAGATCGGCAAGGATGGCGAGGCCGGCTCGGCATTCGCGTCGGAGTTCGACAAGGTCACCTCGGTCGAGGCGACTGACGACCATACCGTTGTCGTGAAGTACTCCTCGTTCAACCCGGCGTTTGTCGATCAGTTCAAGTACGTCATCCCGCGACATGCCACCGGCGAAGCCGCCGATATGATGAACTGGGATTTCAACCGCGCTCCGATCGGAACCGGCCCGTTCAAGTTCAAGGAGTGGGCCGCCGCCGATCATGTCTCCGTTGTCAGGAACGAGGACTTCCGCGACGCAGGCCAGCCATATCTCGATGGGATCAACTTCCTGGTCATCCCGTCGGAAGAGTCGCGGACGGCGCAGATGCTCCAGGGCGATGGTCACGTGATGCTGTGGCCGGGTGGTGAGGCGGGCGATAAGTTCCGCGATTCCACCGTCGTCCAGTCACGCACCGCCCCGGGAATCTGGACGCTGGCGATGATCTTCAATCTGTCGAAGCCGTTCGACAATGATCCGGGAGTGACACCGCCACACCCGCTCTTCGGCGATGTCGAGTTCCGCAAGGCAGTGGGGCTGGCGATCAATCGCGACCGGATTGCCAACGAGGTGCTGCGTGAGTCGGTGCTGATCGATTCGCCACTGGCGGTCGGCTGGATTATGTCTCAGGTAGATCCGTGGGTCTACGACCCGGATCAGGCCGCTGCGACACTGGAGGCAGCCGGCTGGAAGCTGAATGGTGACGTCCGCGCGAAGGATGGCGTCAAGGCCGAGTTCGTCTGCAACGGCTATACCGGCTACTTGCCGAACGAGCTGGCCCAGCTCGCTATCCAGGAGGATCTCAAGAAGATCGGCATCTCGATGAAGATCGAGAACCAGGACTTCGCCGTTATCTTCGGCACCTGGGCCGACAAGTCGCCACGGATGATCGGCGACTTCGATTCGTTGTTCTACGACAGTGGCTTCTTCATCGAGCCGCACAACAGCATCGTGCTGCGCTATCACCCGGACCAGGTCCCGAGCGCGACGAACCCATCTGGCCAGAACTTCATGCGCTGGGTGCGCAAGGACGTTGGCGAATGGCTCGACGCCGCAGGCGCGACGCCGGATCGCGATGAGCGACGGAAGAACTATCAGAAGGTCGCCGACGCTCTGCGCGATGATGTCGTCGTCATCCCGGTCGTGCAGTTCCTCGAAGGCAATGCCTACTCGACACGGTTGCACGGATTTGCGGTCAGCACGTGGGAATACTCGACCTGGGACGCCCAGAACTGGTGGCTGGCGAAGGCCTGA
- a CDS encoding FAD-dependent oxidoreductase — protein MKDYASYSFWLENSGDLTPRPALDGSISVDVAILGAGFTGLWTAYHLLQRDPSLKVVVLEAEIAGFGASGRNGGWCFAGFPYPPLELVDEYGRDAARAVSLAMYDSVDDVGRVCELEGIDAHYAKGGELEIARAGYDLPKMEEMYDEFRAIGLEDHYRLLDKNQTEERIRVAGALGSFWNKEGAAVQPARLARGLALTVERHGGTIYEQTRVTDYVPGPLPRLDTELGNVSAKVIVLAGEAYLSRLPKMRRRVVPATSHIVITEPLPDAIWQEIGWGARDVLGGFGSAGGYLNHTADGRIAFGPYRGKVPFNSTITDALDRDENVFEHGRKSALEWFPMLEGVRFTHSWGGVLGIPRDHMPIMRYDRSTGIAMGYGYTGEGVATANLSGRVLADLITEADTDLTRLPMTTHAPVDWEPEPVRWAGYSLVRRGRYQINEEVERTGKYPEKPSIPQRLWNMYPPRAWRSIWKMGGQD, from the coding sequence ATGAAGGACTACGCTTCATACAGCTTCTGGCTGGAGAACAGCGGCGACCTGACGCCACGGCCGGCGCTGGACGGCTCGATTTCGGTCGACGTGGCGATCCTCGGGGCCGGCTTTACCGGGCTCTGGACGGCATACCATCTCCTGCAGCGCGATCCGTCGCTGAAGGTCGTTGTGCTGGAGGCAGAGATCGCCGGCTTCGGCGCGTCTGGTCGCAACGGTGGCTGGTGCTTTGCCGGGTTCCCCTATCCGCCGCTCGAGCTGGTCGATGAGTATGGGCGCGACGCAGCCCGCGCCGTCTCCCTGGCAATGTACGACTCCGTCGACGATGTCGGCCGGGTGTGCGAGCTGGAGGGTATCGACGCGCACTATGCGAAGGGCGGCGAGCTGGAGATTGCTCGCGCCGGCTACGACCTCCCCAAGATGGAGGAAATGTACGACGAGTTCCGCGCGATCGGGCTCGAGGATCATTACCGACTGCTCGACAAGAACCAGACTGAGGAACGCATCCGGGTGGCCGGCGCGCTAGGCTCGTTCTGGAACAAGGAGGGCGCGGCAGTCCAGCCGGCCCGGCTCGCGCGCGGGTTGGCCCTCACCGTCGAGCGGCACGGCGGAACGATCTACGAGCAGACCCGCGTCACCGATTATGTGCCCGGCCCGCTGCCGCGGCTCGACACCGAACTCGGTAACGTCTCGGCGAAGGTCATTGTTCTGGCCGGCGAGGCCTACCTGTCGCGACTGCCGAAGATGCGACGGCGGGTCGTCCCGGCCACCTCGCACATCGTCATCACCGAGCCGCTCCCCGATGCTATATGGCAGGAAATCGGCTGGGGGGCCCGCGACGTGCTGGGCGGGTTCGGCTCGGCGGGCGGCTACCTGAACCATACCGCCGACGGCCGGATCGCCTTCGGCCCCTACCGCGGAAAGGTGCCGTTCAACTCGACAATCACCGACGCGCTCGACCGGGATGAGAATGTCTTCGAGCACGGACGCAAGTCGGCGCTCGAGTGGTTCCCGATGCTGGAGGGTGTGCGCTTCACTCACTCCTGGGGCGGGGTGCTGGGCATCCCACGTGACCACATGCCGATCATGCGGTACGACCGGAGCACCGGCATCGCGATGGGCTATGGCTATACCGGCGAAGGCGTCGCGACAGCCAACCTCTCTGGCCGAGTGCTGGCCGATCTGATCACCGAGGCGGACACCGACCTCACACGCCTGCCGATGACCACGCACGCGCCCGTCGACTGGGAGCCAGAGCCAGTGCGTTGGGCGGGCTACTCACTGGTCCGACGCGGTCGCTACCAGATCAATGAAGAGGTCGAGCGAACCGGAAAATACCCGGAGAAGCCCAGCATCCCGCAGCGGCTATGGAATATGTACCCGCCGCGCGCGTGGCGGTCGATCTGGAAGATGGGGGGGCAGGACTGA
- a CDS encoding MBL fold metallo-hydrolase, protein MADSWFTVTPLGHGITAIAEPLREGADVKSYLIEGQREAAIVDTGAGVGDFKGLVEQLTSLPLVDVQTHGHWDHIGACHQFERVLIHPEDVPFLRRGEPADLYATHFGPDQIRDEWLPAGFVREGASIPGCRPTGLLNDGDTIDLGGRALEVVHTPGHAPGAVVLLDRDARILLAGDTLRFGTILLMLKKGDPVAYRQSLDRIVALLDAVDVVYPAHGAPMTPDDVRALRDAYESVWAGNVPSTPERAPAMWAGDIDAYQVDRFLFLTPRDSIGV, encoded by the coding sequence ATGGCAGATAGCTGGTTCACTGTCACGCCGCTGGGCCATGGCATCACCGCAATCGCCGAGCCGCTGCGCGAGGGGGCAGACGTGAAGTCGTACCTCATCGAGGGGCAGCGCGAGGCGGCGATCGTCGACACCGGCGCCGGAGTCGGCGACTTCAAGGGGCTCGTCGAGCAGCTCACCAGCCTGCCGCTCGTGGATGTCCAGACCCATGGCCATTGGGACCACATCGGCGCGTGTCACCAGTTCGAGCGGGTGCTGATCCATCCCGAGGACGTGCCGTTCCTACGGCGTGGCGAGCCGGCCGATCTCTACGCCACCCACTTCGGCCCCGACCAGATCCGCGACGAGTGGCTGCCAGCTGGATTCGTCCGCGAGGGCGCGTCGATCCCCGGCTGCCGGCCGACCGGCCTGCTGAACGACGGCGACACGATCGACCTCGGCGGGCGCGCGCTGGAGGTCGTCCACACTCCCGGACACGCGCCGGGCGCGGTGGTTCTGCTGGACCGCGACGCCCGCATACTGCTGGCCGGCGACACACTGCGGTTCGGCACGATTCTGCTGATGCTGAAGAAGGGCGACCCCGTCGCCTACCGCCAGTCCCTCGACCGGATCGTGGCGCTGCTCGACGCTGTCGACGTGGTCTACCCCGCCCATGGCGCGCCGATGACGCCGGACGATGTCCGCGCGCTGCGTGATGCCTACGAGTCAGTCTGGGCAGGCAACGTGCCGAGCACGCCCGAGCGCGCGCCGGCGATGTGGGCCGGCGATATCGACGCGTACCAGGTCGATCGTTTCCTCTTCCTCACGCCGCGCGACTCGATCGGCGTCTAG
- a CDS encoding S8 family serine peptidase: MSRILNLVALAGLIALLLAGLVPEPAMARSSPERFVPGEILVKFRSGATGASILEAHRGTRATVRRTLPRVNIDVVSVTPGQEDATLAEYLRNPNVEFAERNGFYSAVAMPNDPQVGQQWHLENGGQNSGIADADIDAYAAWDVTQGNSNVAVAILDTGIDEQHSDLIGKVQKRVNFSNSTSDQDVNGHGTHVAGIVAASTGNGVGVGGVCPSCVLYNVKVLGDDGNGSWSSIISGINWAVDNGARVINMSLGGSAGSQSLASAIDNAWSRGVVVVAAAGNNSSDAAFYPAYYANVIAVASTNNRDQKSTFSNYGTWINVAAPGESILSTTKGSAYGLMSGTSMASPVVAGLAGLLWSTSWGTSNASVRSRLEGTAESIGGTGVSWSNGRVNACKAVGGSCDGAAGPIVTLVTPSSGTVMNDDGSTQRLQVRTDDTITPEGALSVQFRIDGGVWNQASYNQSRKLYEWSWSLTGVATGAHSVDARATNGAGGVTITPPASVRVTRSVSIPNSFDAKDYYRFYDLSAGNSGGAFWADDVDKQTCADGSGCIAITDIEPGEWLSYRIESANEGDYVFSFRVATPQSNATITALIDDVDVSGAISIASTGSWTTWGDRASSPIHLRAGSYTLKLRFGYSGANPGMLMNLNRVSITPSGVVGTPPPPPPPASPPSVAVSSPTQGTTLGGSVNVTASASGDKGVSRVEFFVDGASIGVDTNSADGWSMPWNSAAIADGARSLTAKATDTAGQATTSTQVVVTVKNNVNQLPVASFTASCNSLACSLDASASSDPDGTIASYAWTFGDGVSGTGKTIGRTYSKAGTYTVTLRVTDNAGGVASLSRVVTATTPPPPPPTTLHIGDIDGVLKAATRTSGTATITILVESSAGATVANATVSGTLTYTGASRSLSCKTGTAGTCSVSVTSIPTRVTSVTFAVTKVTHATLAYKAADNRDPDSDSNGTTIVVRK, translated from the coding sequence ATGTCACGAATCCTGAATCTGGTGGCGCTTGCCGGGCTGATCGCGTTGTTGCTTGCGGGGTTGGTCCCAGAGCCTGCGATGGCCCGCAGCTCGCCCGAACGGTTCGTCCCCGGTGAGATTCTGGTGAAGTTCCGCAGCGGGGCCACCGGCGCGTCGATCCTGGAGGCGCACAGGGGCACCCGAGCGACGGTTCGACGAACACTTCCCCGAGTCAATATCGATGTGGTGTCGGTAACGCCAGGCCAGGAAGACGCCACGCTTGCCGAGTACCTGCGTAATCCCAACGTCGAGTTCGCGGAGCGCAACGGCTTCTACTCCGCGGTGGCAATGCCGAACGACCCCCAGGTTGGCCAGCAATGGCACCTGGAGAACGGCGGCCAGAACAGCGGCATAGCAGACGCCGATATCGACGCATACGCCGCCTGGGATGTCACCCAGGGGAATAGCAACGTCGCGGTGGCGATTCTGGACACCGGGATCGACGAGCAGCACTCGGATCTCATCGGGAAGGTCCAGAAGAGAGTCAACTTCAGCAACAGCACCTCGGACCAGGATGTCAACGGCCACGGCACCCATGTCGCCGGCATCGTCGCCGCTTCGACGGGCAACGGGGTCGGGGTCGGGGGAGTGTGTCCGAGCTGCGTGCTGTACAACGTGAAGGTCCTGGGCGACGACGGCAACGGCTCATGGTCGAGCATCATCTCCGGGATCAACTGGGCGGTCGACAACGGCGCACGGGTTATCAACATGAGCCTTGGCGGCAGCGCGGGATCGCAGTCCCTCGCGTCGGCAATCGACAACGCCTGGAGCAGGGGCGTCGTCGTCGTCGCGGCCGCCGGGAACAACAGCTCCGACGCCGCGTTCTATCCCGCCTACTACGCGAATGTGATCGCGGTCGCCTCGACCAACAACCGCGACCAGAAATCCACCTTCTCCAACTATGGGACGTGGATCAACGTCGCCGCGCCGGGTGAGAGCATCCTGTCGACGACCAAAGGGAGCGCCTACGGCCTCATGAGTGGCACGTCGATGGCCTCTCCGGTAGTGGCTGGGCTGGCCGGCCTCCTCTGGTCGACCTCCTGGGGAACGAGCAACGCGAGCGTGCGATCGCGGCTGGAGGGCACGGCCGAATCGATCGGCGGCACTGGCGTGAGCTGGTCCAACGGTCGCGTCAATGCCTGCAAGGCTGTCGGGGGGAGCTGCGATGGCGCGGCCGGCCCGATAGTGACGCTGGTGACGCCGAGCAGCGGAACCGTCATGAACGATGACGGATCGACCCAACGGCTGCAGGTGCGGACTGACGATACGATCACCCCCGAAGGCGCGCTGAGCGTCCAGTTCCGGATCGACGGGGGCGTCTGGAACCAGGCGAGCTACAACCAGTCGCGCAAGCTCTACGAGTGGAGCTGGTCGCTGACCGGAGTAGCCACCGGCGCGCATTCCGTTGATGCCCGCGCGACGAACGGCGCCGGCGGCGTCACCATCACGCCACCAGCGAGCGTTCGCGTCACCCGCTCGGTATCGATCCCCAATTCGTTCGACGCCAAGGATTACTACCGCTTCTACGATCTATCGGCCGGCAACAGCGGCGGCGCATTCTGGGCCGACGATGTCGATAAGCAGACCTGTGCCGATGGGTCCGGCTGCATCGCCATCACCGACATTGAGCCCGGCGAGTGGCTCTCCTACAGGATCGAGAGCGCGAACGAGGGCGACTACGTCTTCTCATTCCGCGTGGCAACGCCGCAGAGCAACGCGACGATCACGGCGCTCATCGACGACGTCGACGTTTCCGGGGCTATCAGCATCGCCAGCACGGGCAGCTGGACCACATGGGGCGATCGCGCCAGCTCGCCGATCCATCTGCGGGCTGGTAGCTACACGCTCAAGCTGCGCTTCGGCTATTCCGGCGCAAATCCGGGCATGCTCATGAACCTCAATCGCGTCAGCATCACGCCATCCGGCGTCGTCGGAACACCGCCACCACCACCGCCGCCAGCGTCGCCACCATCGGTGGCAGTCTCCAGCCCGACGCAGGGAACGACGCTCGGTGGATCGGTGAACGTCACGGCCAGCGCGAGTGGCGACAAGGGTGTTAGCCGCGTCGAGTTCTTCGTCGACGGCGCGTCAATCGGCGTCGACACCAATTCGGCCGATGGCTGGTCGATGCCATGGAACTCGGCGGCAATCGCCGACGGCGCGCGCTCTCTCACCGCGAAGGCGACGGATACTGCCGGACAGGCGACGACGAGCACGCAGGTCGTCGTTACCGTCAAGAACAACGTCAATCAGTTGCCGGTCGCCAGCTTCACCGCAAGCTGCAACAGCCTTGCCTGCTCGTTGGACGCGAGCGCGTCGAGCGACCCCGACGGCACGATCGCGTCGTATGCCTGGACATTCGGCGACGGCGTCAGCGGCACAGGCAAGACGATCGGCCGCACCTACAGCAAGGCCGGCACGTACACCGTGACACTGCGGGTCACCGACAACGCTGGCGGAGTCGCGTCGCTGTCGCGTGTTGTCACCGCAACCACGCCGCCGCCACCCCCGCCGACGACGCTCCACATCGGAGACATCGACGGCGTGCTGAAGGCCGCGACACGAACTAGCGGGACAGCCACGATCACGATCCTGGTGGAGTCATCAGCGGGAGCAACGGTCGCGAACGCCACGGTCTCCGGCACGCTCACCTATACCGGAGCGTCGCGCAGCCTGTCGTGCAAGACCGGAACGGCCGGCACATGCTCCGTCTCGGTGACATCGATCCCGACGCGTGTGACCAGCGTGACCTTTGCGGTCACCAAGGTGACGCACGCGACACTGGCGTACAAGGCGGCCGACAACCGCGACCCCGACAGCGATAGCAACGGCACGACGATCGTCGTCCGCAAGTAG
- a CDS encoding MBL fold metallo-hydrolase, which translates to MGQQEWFQVRQLDGGITIIAEPLHEEGVKSYLVEGERDVAVIDTGLGVADFATLVRGLSNRDPIVLQTHGHWDHIGHTWAFERRLIHPSEAYTLRRGFPNAIYRPLFSPRRLRNAVLPPEFDPETAAIPPCEPTGTLEQGDIVDLGGRTLEVFHTPGHSPGGVSFLDRQTATLFAGDAINYGGIWLFLPRSDAAAFRATLQLLAGMAGQLRAVYPSHQRAPMPPEHLQLAHEAFEEVWAGRAPDSRLRWDIGFPEKVPVDVHDVGEFRFLLREGAYGETRKDG; encoded by the coding sequence GTGGGCCAGCAGGAGTGGTTTCAGGTGCGGCAGTTGGACGGCGGGATCACGATCATCGCTGAACCACTGCATGAAGAGGGTGTCAAGTCATATCTCGTCGAGGGTGAACGCGATGTCGCGGTGATCGACACCGGCCTTGGCGTGGCCGACTTTGCGACACTGGTCCGCGGGCTGTCGAACCGCGATCCGATCGTCCTCCAGACGCATGGGCACTGGGATCACATCGGCCACACCTGGGCATTCGAGCGGCGGCTGATTCACCCCAGCGAGGCGTACACCCTCCGCCGCGGCTTCCCGAACGCGATATACAGGCCGCTATTCTCGCCAAGGCGGCTACGCAACGCGGTCCTGCCGCCGGAATTCGACCCCGAGACCGCCGCGATCCCTCCGTGCGAGCCGACCGGCACGCTGGAGCAAGGCGATATCGTCGACCTTGGTGGCCGCACGCTGGAGGTGTTCCATACGCCCGGTCACTCGCCGGGCGGCGTGAGCTTTCTCGACCGTCAGACTGCGACGCTCTTCGCTGGCGACGCGATCAACTACGGCGGCATCTGGCTCTTCCTGCCGCGCAGCGACGCCGCCGCGTTCCGCGCGACGCTGCAACTGCTGGCCGGGATGGCCGGCCAGCTACGCGCCGTCTACCCCTCGCACCAGCGCGCGCCGATGCCGCCAGAGCATCTGCAGCTGGCCCACGAGGCGTTCGAGGAAGTCTGGGCCGGCCGCGCGCCGGATAGCCGACTGCGTTGGGACATCGGCTTCCCGGAGAAGGTCCCGGTTGACGTCCACGACGTCGGCGAGTTCCGTTTCCTCCTCCGGGAAGGGGCATACGGCGAGACGCGCAAGGACGGCTAG
- a CDS encoding amidohydrolase produces the protein MSGGYVTEERVAELKKAAAERVEAIAGELIGISDWMYEHPELGHQEREAVARLTAALEQHGATIERQTAGMETSFRASFDGPVNEPTVAILAEYDALPEVGHGCGHNIIATAAIGAGIALGALADQLPGRVIVLGCPAEESAVPDAGGKIPLVEQGYFDDVDAAIMIHPGTEDYVPFDSTLVAYGLSFEFFGKPAHAAAAPHEGINALDAIIQMFNAVGLLRQQLRPDVRIHGIITHGGGAPNVIPPYTAARFRVRASDPVYAREVVDKVVRCAEAGAVATGARLEWRQYIKPYQNMITNHVVGDTISRNMVQLGEAARG, from the coding sequence GTGAGCGGTGGGTATGTGACCGAAGAGCGCGTCGCCGAGCTGAAGAAAGCGGCGGCCGAGCGGGTTGAGGCGATTGCCGGCGAACTGATCGGGATCAGCGACTGGATGTACGAGCATCCCGAGCTTGGTCACCAGGAGCGGGAAGCCGTCGCCCGACTGACCGCGGCCCTCGAGCAGCACGGCGCAACGATCGAGCGGCAGACCGCCGGGATGGAAACTAGCTTTCGGGCCAGCTTCGATGGACCGGTGAACGAGCCGACGGTGGCGATCCTCGCCGAGTACGACGCGCTGCCCGAGGTTGGCCATGGCTGCGGACATAACATCATCGCCACTGCCGCGATCGGCGCTGGGATCGCGCTCGGCGCGTTGGCCGACCAGCTTCCCGGGCGCGTCATCGTCCTCGGCTGCCCGGCCGAGGAGTCTGCCGTGCCGGACGCTGGCGGCAAGATCCCGCTGGTCGAGCAAGGCTACTTCGACGATGTCGACGCCGCGATCATGATCCACCCCGGCACCGAGGACTACGTGCCGTTCGACTCGACACTCGTCGCCTACGGGCTGTCGTTCGAGTTCTTCGGCAAGCCGGCCCACGCCGCTGCCGCGCCACACGAGGGCATCAACGCGCTCGACGCCATCATCCAGATGTTCAACGCCGTCGGGTTGCTGCGTCAGCAGTTGCGGCCGGATGTCCGCATCCACGGCATCATCACCCACGGTGGCGGCGCGCCGAACGTCATCCCACCCTACACGGCCGCCCGGTTCCGAGTTCGCGCGTCCGACCCGGTCTACGCCCGCGAGGTGGTCGACAAGGTCGTCCGCTGCGCCGAGGCCGGCGCGGTGGCGACCGGAGCACGCCTGGAGTGGCGGCAATACATCAAGCCGTACCAGAACATGATCACCAACCACGTCGTTGGGGACACGATCTCGCGCAACATGGTCCAGCTGGGGGAGGCGGCGCGCGGGTGA
- a CDS encoding ABC transporter permease, producing the protein MGQYVIRRLILAVPLLLIISMMVFGLLQAAPGGPMGAYVRRGNFSAEDLRRIEDRLGLNAPVYVQYGKWLGRVVKLDFGDSISERRPVIQSIRDRLPNTLYLMATAWVVTILIAIPVGVITAIKQYSWFDHVVTGLTFVGQSVPIFWLGLILILIFYIWLDNPFKGGPLLPAGGMYTLGADFSIWDRIVHLILPVTMLAASWVAWYTRFLRASMLEVIHQDYIRTARAKGLGERVVIMRHAFRNAAIPLITLMALDLPLIFSGALFTEVIFAWPGMGRLFFTAADRRDYPLLMAIIMITATLIVLSNLLADVLYAWLDPRIRFR; encoded by the coding sequence ATGGGACAGTACGTCATCCGCCGGCTGATCCTGGCCGTGCCGCTACTTCTGATCATCAGCATGATGGTCTTCGGGCTACTCCAGGCAGCGCCGGGCGGGCCGATGGGCGCCTATGTCCGACGCGGCAACTTCAGCGCTGAGGATCTGCGCCGGATCGAGGATCGGTTGGGGCTGAACGCCCCGGTCTATGTCCAGTACGGCAAGTGGCTGGGCCGGGTTGTCAAGCTCGACTTCGGTGATTCGATCTCGGAGCGCCGGCCGGTCATCCAGTCGATCCGCGACCGGCTGCCGAACACCCTCTACCTCATGGCAACCGCCTGGGTCGTGACGATCCTGATTGCGATACCGGTCGGCGTCATCACCGCGATCAAACAGTACTCGTGGTTCGATCATGTCGTCACCGGGCTGACATTTGTCGGTCAGTCGGTGCCGATCTTCTGGCTGGGGCTGATCCTGATCCTGATCTTCTATATCTGGCTCGACAACCCGTTCAAGGGTGGACCATTACTGCCGGCCGGCGGAATGTACACGCTCGGCGCGGACTTCTCGATCTGGGATCGGATCGTCCATCTGATACTGCCGGTGACGATGCTGGCCGCCAGTTGGGTGGCCTGGTACACGCGCTTTCTGCGTGCCAGCATGCTGGAGGTCATCCATCAGGATTACATCCGGACGGCGCGAGCCAAAGGGTTGGGCGAGCGAGTCGTCATCATGCGTCACGCCTTCCGCAACGCGGCGATCCCGTTGATCACGCTGATGGCGCTCGACCTGCCGCTGATCTTCTCTGGCGCGCTCTTTACCGAGGTGATTTTCGCCTGGCCAGGCATGGGCCGGCTGTTCTTTACCGCTGCCGATCGGCGCGACTACCCGTTGTTGATGGCGATCATCATGATTACTGCCACGTTGATCGTCCTGTCCAACCTGCTGGCCGATGTCCTCTACGCCTGGCTGGATCCGCGCATTCGCTTTCGCTAG
- the opp4C gene encoding oligopeptide ABC transporter permease — MSDTQVTSARPAEEPITDANRRTETMTRLILRRFLRHRLAAASLVVLTLLTLSAALAPIIAPFDPDALSTTERLQGPSTRHWLGTDDLGRDIFSRVLYGGRISLLIGVAATAVSLLIGTVVGAVSGYFGGFIDSLLMRVVDIFLSFPSLFILIVLATVIRTNSVLRQFSGSIWPIAIVIGGLSWMALARLVRATFLSLREKEFVESARAAGASNSRIMIRHILPGSLGPIIVQGTLLVAATIITESGLSYLGFGVQPPTATWGTLLQNAQGKMQQLPLFAIAPGLMIFLTVMSINYIGDGLRDAFDPHSTR, encoded by the coding sequence ATGTCAGACACTCAGGTTACCTCGGCACGACCGGCAGAAGAGCCGATAACCGACGCGAATCGTCGGACCGAGACAATGACCCGGCTGATCCTGCGCCGCTTCCTGCGTCACCGGCTGGCGGCCGCGAGCCTCGTCGTCCTGACGCTTCTCACCCTGAGCGCGGCGTTGGCGCCGATCATCGCACCGTTCGACCCCGACGCGCTCTCGACGACGGAACGGCTGCAGGGGCCATCCACACGGCACTGGCTCGGCACCGACGACCTTGGCCGAGACATCTTCTCGCGCGTGCTCTACGGCGGTCGTATCTCGCTGCTGATCGGGGTCGCCGCGACGGCAGTGTCGTTGCTGATCGGCACCGTCGTCGGCGCAGTATCGGGCTACTTTGGCGGCTTCATCGACAGCTTGCTGATGCGGGTCGTCGATATCTTCCTGTCATTCCCGTCGCTGTTTATTCTGATCGTTCTGGCGACGGTTATCCGCACCAATAGTGTCCTGCGGCAGTTCTCGGGCAGCATCTGGCCGATCGCGATCGTTATCGGCGGGCTGTCGTGGATGGCGTTGGCGCGGCTGGTCCGCGCGACGTTCCTCAGCCTGCGCGAGAAGGAGTTTGTCGAGTCGGCGCGCGCGGCCGGCGCGAGCAACAGCCGGATCATGATCCGCCATATCCTGCCCGGCTCGCTCGGCCCGATCATTGTCCAGGGCACGCTACTGGTTGCGGCAACGATCATCACCGAGTCGGGCCTGTCCTACCTCGGCTTCGGCGTCCAGCCACCAACGGCCACCTGGGGCACGTTGCTGCAGAACGCTCAGGGCAAGATGCAGCAGCTGCCGCTCTTCGCCATAGCCCCCGGCCTGATGATCTTCCTGACGGTGATGAGCATCAACTATATTGGCGACGGCCTGCGCGACGCCTTCGATCCCCACAGCACGCGCTAG